In Pseudomonas lalkuanensis, the following are encoded in one genomic region:
- a CDS encoding TolC family outer membrane protein, producing MLRRLSLAIAVASAFAGTAWAEDAPLSAKTDLVTVYKDAVDNNADLAAARANYEAQREAVPQARSGLLPQINGGATSNDTRTKLDAPSNTFSRSGIAYQATLSQPIFRADRWFQLKAAESSTEQAALDFSATQQNLILQTAETYFAVLRAQDNLASTKAEEAAFKRQLDQANERFDVGLSDKTDVLEAQAGYDTARANRIIAERNVEDAFQALVTLTNREYASIEGILHTLPVVVPAPNDAKAWVDTAAQQNLNLQAANYAVDAAEETLRQRKAGHAPTLDAVASYQKGDNDSLGFSNNGSTLPGQDPFSGDVEQRSIGLQLNIPIYSGGLISSQVRESYQRLNQTEQQRESLRRTVVQNTRNFHRAVNTDVEQVKARRQSIISNQSALEATEIGYQVGTRNIVDVLDAQRQLYSSVRDYNNARYDYILDNLRLKQAAGTLSPGDLEALASFLKPDYDPDKDFLPPDLAKAAEANLRGDPEY from the coding sequence ATGCTGCGCAGACTCTCGCTGGCCATCGCCGTGGCATCCGCCTTTGCCGGAACCGCCTGGGCCGAAGATGCCCCCCTGTCAGCCAAGACGGACCTCGTGACCGTCTACAAGGACGCTGTCGACAACAACGCCGACCTCGCCGCCGCCCGCGCCAACTATGAAGCGCAGCGCGAGGCCGTACCCCAGGCGCGTTCCGGCCTGCTGCCGCAAATCAACGGCGGCGCCACGTCCAACGACACCCGGACCAAGCTGGACGCCCCCTCCAACACCTTTTCGCGCAGCGGCATCGCCTACCAGGCGACCCTGAGCCAGCCGATCTTCCGTGCCGACCGCTGGTTCCAGCTGAAGGCCGCCGAGTCCAGCACCGAGCAGGCTGCCCTGGACTTCTCCGCAACCCAGCAGAACCTGATCCTGCAGACCGCCGAGACCTACTTCGCCGTGCTGCGCGCCCAGGACAACCTGGCCTCGACCAAGGCCGAGGAAGCGGCGTTCAAACGCCAGCTCGACCAGGCCAATGAACGCTTCGATGTGGGACTCTCGGACAAGACCGACGTACTGGAAGCCCAGGCCGGGTATGACACCGCACGCGCCAACCGGATCATCGCCGAGCGCAACGTGGAAGACGCCTTCCAGGCCCTGGTGACCCTGACCAACCGCGAGTACGCCTCGATCGAGGGCATCCTCCACACCCTGCCGGTCGTGGTGCCCGCCCCCAACGACGCCAAGGCCTGGGTCGACACCGCCGCCCAGCAGAACCTGAACCTGCAGGCTGCCAACTACGCCGTCGATGCCGCCGAAGAGACCCTGCGTCAGCGCAAGGCCGGCCACGCACCGACCCTCGATGCGGTAGCCAGCTACCAGAAGGGCGACAACGACAGCCTCGGCTTCAGCAATAACGGTTCCACCCTGCCCGGCCAGGATCCGTTCAGTGGCGACGTGGAGCAGCGCAGCATCGGCCTGCAGCTGAACATCCCGATCTACAGCGGCGGCCTGATCAGCTCCCAGGTCCGCGAGTCCTACCAGCGCCTGAACCAGACCGAGCAACAGCGCGAGAGCCTGCGCCGCACCGTGGTGCAGAACACCCGCAATTTCCACCGTGCGGTGAACACCGACGTGGAGCAGGTGAAGGCGCGCCGGCAGTCGATCATCTCCAACCAGAGCGCCCTGGAAGCCACCGAAATCGGCTACCAGGTCGGTACCCGCAACATCGTCGACGTGCTCGATGCCCAGCGCCAGCTGTACAGTTCGGTGCGCGACTACAACAACGCGCGCTACGACTACATCCTCGACAACCTGCGCCTCAAGCAGGCCGCCGGGACCCTGAGTCCGGGCGACCTGGAAGCCCTGGCCAGCTTCCTCAAGCCCGACTACGACCCGGACAAGGACTTCCTCCCGCCGGATCTGGCCAAGGCGGCAGAAGCCAACCTGCGCGGCGACCCGGAATACTGA